The genome window aggaaaacagctagTGTTGGACCCTGTGGTGGAGGAGAAGATACAGTCTATACCTCTTCCGCCCACCACCCACACAAGGCTACCGGCCTCCAACATTAAAAAGCAGCCCGATTCCCCAGCAGGCTCCACAAACTCGGAGGAGAAGAAAGACCTAGAGAAGGAAAAGGTGGTGGTcagtgaaacagagaaaaagattaaagaaGAGAATGAGGACTCCACAGAGAAATTTGAGCCAACAACTTTGTATCAGTACCTCAGAGAGGAGGACCTAGATGACAGTCCTAAAGGCGGAATAGACATATTGAAATCCCTGGAGAACACAGTGACAACAGCTATCAGCAAAGCTCAGAATGGAGCACCTTCCTGGGGAGGGTATCCCAGTATTCATGCAGCTTACCAGCTCCCGGGAACAGTCAAACCCCTTCAGCCCGCGGTGCAGAGCGTTCAAATGCAGCCGTCTTATGCCAGCAGTGTAAAATCACTGTCGTCAGAACACAATGCGCTCATCCATTCCCCGGGCAATCTCACACCCCCGCCTCACAAGAGCAATGTATCTGCTATGGAAGAGCTAGTGGAGAAAGTTACAGGTAAAATCAAcgtgaagaaggaagaaaagccttTGGAGAAAGAGAAGAGTTCTCCAGTCAAACCCATGTCACCTGCTGCTAAAGAAAACAAGGACttccccaaagcagaagaaataaataacaaacagcagcagaagaagaGCTCTGAGACAGAAGTTCAGAAGGTCAAAAAGGATAGTCCAGCAGAAGCACATACGCCAAATGGTACAGAGCCACTTAAAACAAAGGTTGCAAACGGCTGTAACAATTTAGGAATCATCACAGATCATTCACCTGAGCCATCCTTCATTAACCCATTGAGCGCTTTACAGTCCATTATGAATACCCACTTAGGCAAAATTTCTAAGCCGGTGAGCCCCTCTCTGGACCCTTTGGCCATGCTGTATAAAATTAGCAACAGCATGTTGGACAAACCCATTTACCCAACCACTCCGGTCAAGCAGGCTGATGCTATTGACCGGTATTACTATGAGAACAGTGATCAACCTATCGATTTAACCAAGTCCAAAAACAAGCCTCTTGTTTCCAGCGTGGCTGACTCTGCCTCATCCCCGCTAAGGGAGAGTGCCCTGCTGGATATTTCTGATATGGTGAAGAACCTCACAGGGCGTTTGACACCCAAGTCTTCAACTCCGTCTACTGTGTCAGAGAAGTCTGATGCTGACGGAAGCAGTTTTGAGGAAGCTCTGGATGAACTGTCGCCAGTACACAAGAGGAAGGGCAGACAGTCCAACTGGAACCCTCAGCATCTTCTGATCCTTCAAGCCCAGTTTGCTTCCAGCTTGAGGGAGACGCCAGAAGGCAAATACATTATGTCGGACCTAGGTCCACAAGAGCGGGTACACATCTCTAAGTTTACTGGTCTTTCCATGACCACAATCAGCCACTGGCTGGCCAATGTGAAGTATCAGTTAAGGAGGACAGGTGGAACTAAATTTTTAAAGAACTTGGACACAGGacatcctgttttcttttgcaatgatTGTGCCTCTCAGTTCAGGACTGCTTCTACATACATAAGTCACTTAGAGACACACCTAGGGTTTAGTTTGAAGGATCTGTCAAAGTTGCCACTTAATCAGATTCAAGAACAGCAGAATGTTTCAAAAGTCCTCGCAAACAAGACTTTGGGCTCACTTGGAATTGCCGAGGAGGACTTAGGCTCCACATTCCAGTGTAAGCTCTGTAACCGAACTTTTGCAAGCAAGCATGCAGTCAAACTGCACCTTAGTAAAACACATGGCAAGTCCCCAGAGGACCATCTGATCTATGTAACTGAGTTAGAAAAACAATAGCGTCCAGGTAAGCAGCCAGGTATGCAAGTGACCACAGGAACATTGCACTAAACTTCTTCATAGTACTGCACTAGGCCTGACCTGAGCCTCTGAAATCAGTCTTACTTTTGTTGCTGAACTGCCTATCTGGACCTTGGTTTTTCTTACACTTATTTTGTAGTTATATTTATATGCTCTTTGTCCGATCTGTGcatggttattttttgtttctgtttttattttttgtgagtCAAAGTCTGACCTTTATTTTCAACATCTGTCCTTGATGTTAAGCTATCTTTTGTAGAATATAGCGGGAGACACTATTGAGAGACATTAATTTAGCCGTAAAGAAAGACACAAAGAACAATGATAAAGAGACATCCTAAAATTACAAAGTTGCCATGACAATAAAGGTCACAGAACCTGGTAGTGTCAAGTTTTAACCCTCTGAGAACTGTAATAGCATTTCTGTGCCTTTCCCAGTgactaaataagtaaataaggaaaaactaagcaaaacaaaAGGCTTAAAGGCATTTCATTCAAATAAAAGCTGTGTCGGAAgcagaacttattttttttaaatgaatgagcttcttttttttttttttttttaatgcagaactggTTTGTGAAGAAATTGTGCATGCAGTCCTTGGAAGAAGGAGAGCTGTGTAGTACTCAAGGGGTTAGGAAGCCACAACTGTATaagttaaataataattaaaaaaaaaaaaaagcaaaccaagttGCCACTATGCCCAAACCCTCTGGATGCTGAGAATTGCCActttttggcaagaaaaaaaaaaaagtatgcaagctgttatttaaaacaagtgtaaaaatgctcttttctttcctttcttttatttttttttctttttcctgtaaaataCTGCAGTTTATAGTTATTTACAAATGTTAAGCTTTGGTACAAGCTGACCTTTCTATAGTGTGCTGCAttggtaaatgaaaacaaaaaaaatggggcAAATGTTGGATTCTGTTCCTTGTAAATTGCCAgcatcagcttaaaaaaatacatgttacaTATCGTACCATTTTAAACTGTTCAACTTTCTTTGTACCTTCTGGCTGTATGCTTTCTCTTTTAACTTTTTATATTGTCATTTTATATTCGATTTCTGTGTATATAATGTAAAACCACACTTTTTGAATAAAATTTAGTTCCTGCAGCTTGATATAAATAGAGGAATTTTACTGGCACCTGCATCTTTCCAGATGCATGTACTTAAAGGAACtatctgacaaaaaaataaataaataaaaataaagcaagcaatgCACTATGAATTATACATTTTGATGTTTTATCATTAATATTGTACAGTACATTTTGGTTCACACAATTAAATCCACTGTTTTCTCGAGTGTAAAATAAACCCACATGCAGTTCTTGATTTACATACATTGTCATGTCGTCATTATATTGCCTTTGAGGTGTTATTCCAGCAATAAGAGGCATCGTTTATACAATCAACCGGCAAAAATCTATTCAAAATCATCTCTCGTGATCTGTACGCTGACGTGTTTCGTTCGAAGCCATAATATTAATAACCTCTCGAAAGAGATTCGCAGTAGGTACGCACTGTACAGAGTCAGTGGGGCGCCATCAGTTAGCGCCGGGCGTTCTGCTCATCACTGAAGTGCAAGAAGGGCTGCAAAGGTTTTGGCCAAGttaattttcctttgctgtgtgACGGTGCCCGTAGCCATTTTCTGTGCCTATTCAAAGAccgtctcctccctcccttctcaggCAAAACACCTTTTGATTTCGCCAGTCACACAGTCAGAGGCTGTGGCTTCTGCCCCTGTAGTCTGTTGAATGCTGCGGCACTTGCCTTTCTGCCAGCGGTGAGGACCTCTGAGGCTTTGACACCAGTTTTTACTTACAGTACAAGGCGGCAGACCTGTGTTTCTCTGtactttttaaatattgcattttgAGGTAAGCTGAGTGCTATCATATCAGGTGTTTCCCTTaatctttatttctgttctgttgaaTGCAGATGTCATTTAGAATGTAAAAGAGAGCTGTCAGAGCCTTCACTGCTCTATCTCCCGAGTGCTTTGACAGTTACAGTGTATGAAAGCCTGGGATCTGCTATCCATTACACTTTTTGGAGGGGCTATTAAATATGAGGACCTAGAGGGGTTTGCTTTCACATGGTATTAGTGAGACTGTTGCGTTATATATACTGCTGTGTACGTATGtatttctgttccttcttctcAATTCTTCTGCAAGTAATTTAAATGTAAGATCTTTGCTTCCAAACACAGCTCCGTTCTACGTTGAAGCTTTACTTTAGTTACAAGCCCAGAAATATCCGTGCATTGTTCCGTTTTCTGCAAGAGCCTGGCAGGTCCAGGTCAGTTGCATTTACATAGTATTTCTAAGTAGTGccaggaggtttttttaaaatgtcccttACTTTCTTCGCTGCTAACTACCTATGTCCTTCAGGGGATCGAGCCATTTAGACATTTCAGTTCAATTACTGGATGATTATGTACTTTGGGCCCAAGGGGTGGTGAGGAAGAATAACAGTCAGGCCTAC of Rissa tridactyla isolate bRisTri1 chromosome 2, bRisTri1.patW.cur.20221130, whole genome shotgun sequence contains these proteins:
- the TSHZ1 gene encoding teashirt homolog 1 isoform X1, producing MVTAFSTEDSNDVKCACLITLSCFSPPLLSCILAYVPEEELKAAEIDEDSVEDDGLSLDIQENEYLCNEEAEIKEAQSYQNSPVSTATNQDAGYGSPFSENSDQLAHFKSTSSKEEKEDPQCTDNVSYPQDSLAQIKAVYANLLSETCWSSLALDLKKSNPTTSNNGISQNENTTSTDTNANSQSTSTTSTNTSTSTTTSNTSNSNSNSGGSGYDWHQAALAKTLQQTSSYGLLPEPSLFSTVQLYRQNNKLYGSVFTGASKFRCKDCSAAYDTLVELTVHMNETGHYRDDNRDKEADKTKRWSKPRKRSLMEMEGKEDAQKVLKCMYCGHSFESLQDLSVHMIKTKHYQKVPLKEPVPAITKLVPSTKKRALQDLASPCSPEPTGITAEASLGESAKDQKTANPYVTPNNRYGYQNGASYTWQFEARKAQILKCMECGSSHDTLQQLTAHMMVTGHFLKVTNSASKKGKQLVLDPVVEEKIQSIPLPPTTHTRLPASNIKKQPDSPAGSTNSEEKKDLEKEKVVVSETEKKIKEENEDSTEKFEPTTLYQYLREEDLDDSPKGGIDILKSLENTVTTAISKAQNGAPSWGGYPSIHAAYQLPGTVKPLQPAVQSVQMQPSYASSVKSLSSEHNALIHSPGNLTPPPHKSNVSAMEELVEKVTGKINVKKEEKPLEKEKSSPVKPMSPAAKENKDFPKAEEINNKQQQKKSSETEVQKVKKDSPAEAHTPNGTEPLKTKVANGCNNLGIITDHSPEPSFINPLSALQSIMNTHLGKISKPVSPSLDPLAMLYKISNSMLDKPIYPTTPVKQADAIDRYYYENSDQPIDLTKSKNKPLVSSVADSASSPLRESALLDISDMVKNLTGRLTPKSSTPSTVSEKSDADGSSFEEALDELSPVHKRKGRQSNWNPQHLLILQAQFASSLRETPEGKYIMSDLGPQERVHISKFTGLSMTTISHWLANVKYQLRRTGGTKFLKNLDTGHPVFFCNDCASQFRTASTYISHLETHLGFSLKDLSKLPLNQIQEQQNVSKVLANKTLGSLGIAEEDLGSTFQCKLCNRTFASKHAVKLHLSKTHGKSPEDHLIYVTELEKQ
- the TSHZ1 gene encoding teashirt homolog 1 isoform X2 — encoded protein: MPRRKQQAPRRSAAYVPEEELKAAEIDEDSVEDDGLSLDIQENEYLCNEEAEIKEAQSYQNSPVSTATNQDAGYGSPFSENSDQLAHFKSTSSKEEKEDPQCTDNVSYPQDSLAQIKAVYANLLSETCWSSLALDLKKSNPTTSNNGISQNENTTSTDTNANSQSTSTTSTNTSTSTTTSNTSNSNSNSGGSGYDWHQAALAKTLQQTSSYGLLPEPSLFSTVQLYRQNNKLYGSVFTGASKFRCKDCSAAYDTLVELTVHMNETGHYRDDNRDKEADKTKRWSKPRKRSLMEMEGKEDAQKVLKCMYCGHSFESLQDLSVHMIKTKHYQKVPLKEPVPAITKLVPSTKKRALQDLASPCSPEPTGITAEASLGESAKDQKTANPYVTPNNRYGYQNGASYTWQFEARKAQILKCMECGSSHDTLQQLTAHMMVTGHFLKVTNSASKKGKQLVLDPVVEEKIQSIPLPPTTHTRLPASNIKKQPDSPAGSTNSEEKKDLEKEKVVVSETEKKIKEENEDSTEKFEPTTLYQYLREEDLDDSPKGGIDILKSLENTVTTAISKAQNGAPSWGGYPSIHAAYQLPGTVKPLQPAVQSVQMQPSYASSVKSLSSEHNALIHSPGNLTPPPHKSNVSAMEELVEKVTGKINVKKEEKPLEKEKSSPVKPMSPAAKENKDFPKAEEINNKQQQKKSSETEVQKVKKDSPAEAHTPNGTEPLKTKVANGCNNLGIITDHSPEPSFINPLSALQSIMNTHLGKISKPVSPSLDPLAMLYKISNSMLDKPIYPTTPVKQADAIDRYYYENSDQPIDLTKSKNKPLVSSVADSASSPLRESALLDISDMVKNLTGRLTPKSSTPSTVSEKSDADGSSFEEALDELSPVHKRKGRQSNWNPQHLLILQAQFASSLRETPEGKYIMSDLGPQERVHISKFTGLSMTTISHWLANVKYQLRRTGGTKFLKNLDTGHPVFFCNDCASQFRTASTYISHLETHLGFSLKDLSKLPLNQIQEQQNVSKVLANKTLGSLGIAEEDLGSTFQCKLCNRTFASKHAVKLHLSKTHGKSPEDHLIYVTELEKQ